The following are from one region of the Tachysurus fulvidraco isolate hzauxx_2018 chromosome 15, HZAU_PFXX_2.0, whole genome shotgun sequence genome:
- the dele1 gene encoding death ligand signal enhancer isoform X2, whose translation MQICRRIHSQFSSVGEQNPGNSRLSDPILVHKCTHKLLRDILMGHTVLPRGVCVMGVNKALTSPEQSSSSSSSSGANYSAVAEPAHPITDQQGETIHHNITETLTDCNVTQTAASGCEIPQGHRTSCSLDEAEQHLRDITGNSVPVILNIIGLESSKAGNHKAAFECFWVSAQQNYSKAQFNVGVCYEMGRGVVKDLSKALQYYRCAAMAGHTQAQYRCAKLLLNSRGQQSIMDPHNATATAISLLQSAAAAGLTEAQLYLGVLFSQDPDADGRKSVRYFRMAAESGDSTGLLFLGQCYERGFGVPLCYTTAVWYYEKAAAKGNQEAKNKLDLHKREVLRSIRSAPCLSVLDRRPANFVCPPAPEAKRQAELPTQPFPHSQSTGSLLALSPFTAHTLSADCRSGGWIIGVG comes from the exons ATGCAGATCTGCAGGAGGATCCACTCTCAGTTCTCCTCTGTCGGCGAACAGAACCCGGGAAATTCCCGCCTCTCAGATCCGATCCTCgtccacaaatgcacacacaagctCCTGCGTGACATTC TGATGGGACACACTGTGCTTCCccgtggagtgtgtgtgatgggtgtgaATAAGGCGTTAACAAGTCCAGAacaaagcagcagcagcagcagcagcagtggtgCTAATTACAGCGCTGTCGCTGAACCTGCACATCCCATTACTGACCAGCAGGGGGAGACAATTCACCATAATATCACAG AAACACTCACAGACTGTAATGTTACCCAGACTGCAGCCTCTGGATGTGAAATACCACAAGGACACAGG ACGTCCTGCTCTCTGGACGAGGCCGAGCAGCATCTCAGAGACATCACAGGCAACAGCGTGCCTGTCATCCTCAACATCATTG gtctggAAAGCTCTAAAGCAGGCAATCATAAAGCAGCATTCGAGTGTTTTTGGGTTTCGGCACAGCAGAATTACAGCAAAGCTCAGTTTAACGTTGGAGTGTGTTATGAGATGGGCCGAGGAGTCGTGAAAGACCTTAGCAAG gctctGCAGTATTACAGGTGTGCAGCTATGGCAGGTCACACACAGGCTCAGTACCGCTGTGCAAAACTCCTCCTGAACAGCAGGGGGCAGCAAAGCATCATGGACCCACACAATGCTACAGCTACAGCCATCTCTCTTCTGCagagtgctgctgctgctggacttactgag gcTCAGCTGTATCTAGGTGTGTTGTTCTCTCAGGATCCAGATGCCGATGGAAGGAAATCGGTTCGCTATTTCCGAATGGCAGCGGAGagtgga gacAGTACCGGTCTGCTGTTTCTCGGACAATGCTATGAGAGAGGGTTTGGAGTCCCCCTGTGCTACACGACTGCAGTGTGGTATTATGAGAAAGCAGCTGCTAAAGGAAACCAGGAGGCCAAGAACAAACTCGACCTGCATAAACGagaag tcctGCGCTCTATACGTTCTGCTCCTTGTCTCTCAGTCCTGGATCGTCGTCCTGCGAACTTCGTGTGTCCTCCAGCGCCGGAAGCAAAGCGACAGGCAGAGTTGCCGACTCAGCCATTTCCTCATTCGCAAAGCACAGGCAGTCTCCTAGCTTTATCCCCTTTTACTGCTCATACACTCAGTGCTGACTGTAGAAGTGGGGGCTGGATTATAGGGGTGggataa
- the dele1 gene encoding death ligand signal enhancer isoform X1: MWRIQSLVGRVLSRCHGNTASLRLSNSHHVEDEVISSSSVLSTSRSQRGDDREQKKNKRTAEFCSAGLPRYTALDAVGWGAAAVLFMQICRRIHSQFSSVGEQNPGNSRLSDPILVHKCTHKLLRDILMGHTVLPRGVCVMGVNKALTSPEQSSSSSSSSGANYSAVAEPAHPITDQQGETIHHNITETLTDCNVTQTAASGCEIPQGHRTSCSLDEAEQHLRDITGNSVPVILNIIGLESSKAGNHKAAFECFWVSAQQNYSKAQFNVGVCYEMGRGVVKDLSKALQYYRCAAMAGHTQAQYRCAKLLLNSRGQQSIMDPHNATATAISLLQSAAAAGLTEAQLYLGVLFSQDPDADGRKSVRYFRMAAESGDSTGLLFLGQCYERGFGVPLCYTTAVWYYEKAAAKGNQEAKNKLDLHKREVLRSIRSAPCLSVLDRRPANFVCPPAPEAKRQAELPTQPFPHSQSTGSLLALSPFTAHTLSADCRSGGWIIGVG; the protein is encoded by the exons ATGTGGCGAATTCAAAGCTTGGTCGGGAGAG TTCTAAGCCGTTGCCATGGGAACACTGCATCTTTGCGTCTCTCCAACAGCCACCATGTTGAGGACGAGGTCATCAGTTCATCCTCTGTGCTCTCCACCAGCCG GTCTCAGAGAGGAGATGATAGAgagcagaagaaaaacaaaaggacGGCAGAGTTTTGCTCTGCCGGACTGCCGAGATACACCGCGCTGGATGCAGTGGGATGG ggtGCTGCGGCGGTTCTGTTCATGCAGATCTGCAGGAGGATCCACTCTCAGTTCTCCTCTGTCGGCGAACAGAACCCGGGAAATTCCCGCCTCTCAGATCCGATCCTCgtccacaaatgcacacacaagctCCTGCGTGACATTC TGATGGGACACACTGTGCTTCCccgtggagtgtgtgtgatgggtgtgaATAAGGCGTTAACAAGTCCAGAacaaagcagcagcagcagcagcagcagtggtgCTAATTACAGCGCTGTCGCTGAACCTGCACATCCCATTACTGACCAGCAGGGGGAGACAATTCACCATAATATCACAG AAACACTCACAGACTGTAATGTTACCCAGACTGCAGCCTCTGGATGTGAAATACCACAAGGACACAGG ACGTCCTGCTCTCTGGACGAGGCCGAGCAGCATCTCAGAGACATCACAGGCAACAGCGTGCCTGTCATCCTCAACATCATTG gtctggAAAGCTCTAAAGCAGGCAATCATAAAGCAGCATTCGAGTGTTTTTGGGTTTCGGCACAGCAGAATTACAGCAAAGCTCAGTTTAACGTTGGAGTGTGTTATGAGATGGGCCGAGGAGTCGTGAAAGACCTTAGCAAG gctctGCAGTATTACAGGTGTGCAGCTATGGCAGGTCACACACAGGCTCAGTACCGCTGTGCAAAACTCCTCCTGAACAGCAGGGGGCAGCAAAGCATCATGGACCCACACAATGCTACAGCTACAGCCATCTCTCTTCTGCagagtgctgctgctgctggacttactgag gcTCAGCTGTATCTAGGTGTGTTGTTCTCTCAGGATCCAGATGCCGATGGAAGGAAATCGGTTCGCTATTTCCGAATGGCAGCGGAGagtgga gacAGTACCGGTCTGCTGTTTCTCGGACAATGCTATGAGAGAGGGTTTGGAGTCCCCCTGTGCTACACGACTGCAGTGTGGTATTATGAGAAAGCAGCTGCTAAAGGAAACCAGGAGGCCAAGAACAAACTCGACCTGCATAAACGagaag tcctGCGCTCTATACGTTCTGCTCCTTGTCTCTCAGTCCTGGATCGTCGTCCTGCGAACTTCGTGTGTCCTCCAGCGCCGGAAGCAAAGCGACAGGCAGAGTTGCCGACTCAGCCATTTCCTCATTCGCAAAGCACAGGCAGTCTCCTAGCTTTATCCCCTTTTACTGCTCATACACTCAGTGCTGACTGTAGAAGTGGGGGCTGGATTATAGGGGTGggataa